A window of Mycoplasmopsis equigenitalium genomic DNA:
TTTTTCATTACCACTTTTTGCAATTTCTTGTGGTAAAGGTGAGCTTTCAGAAGCAGAAAAAAAAGAACAAGATGAAGTTGCGAAACGTGCAATTAAAACAGAAAAACCAATTGAAGATGCTAAAAATGCACTTGTTGGTCTAGAAAAAACATTAGATGCACAAATTGATGCGAATAAATCAGTTGCTGAAATTAAGACGGCAATCGAAGCAAAACTTGATGCTCTTAAAGCGCCCTTTTTATCAGCGTTTATAGCAAATTGATATTTTACAGATATTTTGCATAGTGAAAAGCATAAACCACTAGATGAAGAGAAAAAAACATTCGAAATAGAACACGATAAATTTGTTAAAGAACAAAAAGATAAGTTAAATGCGATTATAGCTGACACTAATACAGACGACGCCAAGAAAAAAGAATTGCTTTTGGCATACAATAATAATATTAGAGAAAACAGTGGCTTTAATGCCAACCAACATTCGCTAATTAATGCACTTAATTCATTACAAGGATTACACGACATTATCGAGCGTTATAAAAAGGAAAACACTACCCCATAAGGCTAGTGTTTTATATTATGATAAGAAAATCATAATAATTATTAAATTGTTACATGAAATTCTAAATAAAAAATAAGCGCAATGCTTATTTTTTCTTGTTATTTTTAGCTTGAAGCAAGCGGTTAAATCTTTCGATTCTACCAGTTGCTTTTGCTTTTGTTCTATCACCGGTATAAACAGGGTGACATCCTGAACAAACATCGACTGAAATTTTTGCTTTTGAACTTCCAAATTCAAATTTTGTGTTACATGTTGTACATGCCGCAGTAATGGTAGCGTGTTTTGGGTGAATATCTTTTTTCATAATTCTCCTATTTGTTGTAGTACTCAACAATTAATGCTTCGTTAATATCTTTGTGCATTTCGCTACGTTCTGGTAAACGATCAAAGGTAACTTGGAAGTTTTTAACTGTTAGTCATGGCGCTACATTTGTGCTTTCCATTGCTTGGGTAATTTGAACATTATTTCTTGATTTTTCTTTTAATGTAATTACTTGCTTTAAGTTAACATGCATTGAAGGAATATCAGCCTTTTTACCATCTAGTAAAAAGTGACCGTGGGTAACAAATTGACGAGCTTGACGTCTAGTTTGTGCCATTCCTGATCTAAATACAAGTGAATCGAGACGGCTTTCTAACATTTGTAAGAAGTTGGTACCACTAATCCCTTGTAATTTACTTGAACGTTCAAATGTTTTTCTAAATTGCTTTTCTGTCATCCCAAAAGCAAATTTTAATTTTTGTTTTTCGTATAAGTGCAAACCATAGTCTGATAGTTTCACTCTTCTTTGTCCGTGTTGTCCTGGTGCGTAGTTTCTTTTCTTACCTTTGGCAAATTCTTTACCACTTTCAAGAATCGAGTAACCATAACGTCTTGATTTTTTGAACACGGGTCCTGTATATCTTGACATATTTTCTCCTTTTTCGCATAAAGGGACTAATTCTTTAACTATATTTTAAGTTTAATGATTTCAATATTTCAGCAAAATCTACTTTCAACTCTATACAAACTTAACATTGCTTTTAAATATTAGTCTGCTGTATATGCCTTTTAATTTTACTAAATTTTTATTCATATTTATTAAATATTTATTAGATAAGTTTATTAATAATTTATATAATTGTAGATATGGATCAAAAACTAGTGGTA
This region includes:
- the rpmE gene encoding 50S ribosomal protein L31, encoding MKKDIHPKHATITAACTTCNTKFEFGSSKAKISVDVCSGCHPVYTGDRTKAKATGRIERFNRLLQAKNNKKK
- the rpsD gene encoding 30S ribosomal protein S4, coding for MSRYTGPVFKKSRRYGYSILESGKEFAKGKKRNYAPGQHGQRRVKLSDYGLHLYEKQKLKFAFGMTEKQFRKTFERSSKLQGISGTNFLQMLESRLDSLVFRSGMAQTRRQARQFVTHGHFLLDGKKADIPSMHVNLKQVITLKEKSRNNVQITQAMESTNVAPWLTVKNFQVTFDRLPERSEMHKDINEALIVEYYNK